The DNA segment TACAAAGATGAATGACTTGATAAGTTATAGAAGTAAGTTGCAAATAAAAAAGACTGCCGCAAGAACAGAGGTATTCTGTATGCCTTTCTGCAGCAGTCTTAAAATAGGGATTAGTTAAACCAGTTAATCGGCTCTGGTTTTGTGTTTTGGAAAATGTGTTTTACTTCTGTATACTCCTCAAGTCCCGATTTACCTAATTCACGACCGATTCCTGATTGTTTGTAGCCGCCCCAGGGTGCTTGAGCGAAGTAAGGGTGGAAGTCGTTAATCCATACAGTGCCCATCCGAAGTTCAGCAGCCACTTGATTAGCTTTAAGCGTATCTTCCGTCCATATACCGCCAGCTAAACCATAGATGGAATCATTGGCTAACTTGATCGCTTCTTCTTTCGTAGTAAAACGCTCGACCGTTAACACGGGGCCGAATACCTCTTCCTGGACAATTCTCATATCTGTTGTACAGTCTGTGAATAGAGTCGGCTCATAAAAGAAACCGTTTTGTAATTCAGACGAATCAGGGCGTTTTCCGCCAGCACGTAATGTAGCACCTTCCTGCTTCCCTAGCTCTACATAGCCTTCCACTTTGCCGCGATGTTCGGCTGAAATCATGGGCCAGATTGTGTTGTCTCGTCAAATCCATTGCCGAGCTTGATGTTGTTCACACGTTCAACCAACTGGGAGACGAATTGATCATGGATTTTATCTTCCAAAATCAGTCGAGCCCCAGCGGAGCATACTTGACCTGCATGGAAATAAGCGGCATTAAGTGCTTGATCCAGTGCTGTTTCCATATCAGCATCGGCAAAAACAATATTCGGATTTTTGCCACCCAGCTCTAAGGCGATGTTTTTCATGGTGTCGGCCGCAGATTTCATGATTTTTTTACCAGTGTGAATACCGCCCGTAAAGGAGATAAGATCTACCTGATCGTTATCGGCTAATTCCTGTCCAACCGTTTCTCCAGCGCCTAACACTAGATTAAACACACCATTTGGTACCCCGGCTTCTTCTATTAACTCGGTTACTTTTACAGTAGTAAGTGGAGTGATTTCACTAGGCTTGATTACTACGGTATTACCAGCTGCCAGGGCAGGGGCAATCTTCCAGGAAGCTTGCAACAACGGATAATTCCATGGGGTGATTTGGGCGCATACGCCTACGGGTTCACGAACAACCTTGCTCGCAGAATCAGTGATAGGGGAGTCAATGATTTCTCCGCCATCCTTGTCAGCAAGACCTGCATAATAACGAAAGACTTCAGCGATATCATCCATATCTGCACGACTTTCTACTATTGTTTTTCCAGTATCCAGTGTCTCTAGTTCTGCTAGTTCCTCTTTATCGCGTTCAATTAGAAAAGCGACTTTCGATAGTAGCTTTCCACGCTCCGAGGCAGGAGTGTGTCGCCAATCTCCGTTGTCAAAAGCAACTCGGGCGGCCTGGATCGCTTCTCGGACGATGCTTTGATCACCTTCAGTTGCTTTAGTGATAACTTCTTGGTTAAAAGGGTTAATAATATCACGGGTTTGTTCCGACTGTGGTTGGATCCATTCCCCGTTTATAAACATCTTTTGTCTATTCATGAGACATCCTCCTACTATAATAGATCTCCGTTCTCTTAAAAAAGGCTGGTACTATGCATGGGTTGGACACGAGATTTAGGATCGATATAGGATTTGGCATAATTAATAGCTATCGGACCCTCTCCGAATCCTGAGGCAATAAGGTTTACCTTCCCTTCGTGGGTGGTGATATCCCCGGCGGCATAAATCCCTTTTATATTTGTTTCCATTTTAGGATTCACTACGATAGATTTCTTTTGCAGTTCTATTCCCCAATCCTGAATCGGTCCGAGGTTTGACTTAAACCCGTGACTGACAATAAGTGAATCAATATCCAACGTTTTTTCTTCTGTATTTTTCTTGTCCGAAATTGTTACTTGTTTCAACTCCCCATCCTTGCCTGAGAGAGAATGAATAACATAAGGAGTAAGCAAGTTAATAGAGGAAGCTTGTAATTGTTCTACACTTTGTTCGTGGGCACGGAACTTGTCACGGCGATGAACCAATGTAACTTCTTCGGCCACAGATTCCAGGGTTAATGCCCAGTCAACAGCAGAATCTCCTCCACCCGAAATCAAGACCTTTTTATTCCGAAAGGCTTCGATATCACTAACACTGTAATACAGGTGGGAACCTTCGTAATCTACAGCATTGTCAATAGGCAGTCGCTGTGGTTGAAACGCTCCGACTCCGCCAGTAATGATCACTGTCTTGGAAAAATAAACACCACTCGTTGTTGTTACCTGGAATAATTGTTCGTCCAACTTTTCCACATGTGACACAGATGTATCCAAGGATACGTGCGGGTCAAAAGCTAGTGCTTGTTCCTCAAGTTGTTGAACGAGTGTCTTGGCTTTTACTTTGGGGAATCCGGCAACGTCATAAATATATTTTTCCGGATACAATGCTGTGAGCTGACCACCCAGTTCCGGCAGACTTTCAATTAAGTGAATATCCATGCCACGCATCCCGCCATAGAAAGCCGAAAACAAGCCGGCTGGGCCTCCTCCGATAATAATCGTGTCATGGATGTGTTGTTCTTGTTGCACAAAATCACCTCATTTATTTATAAACGATGACATAATCATCTTCTATTTTGACTGGAAAGCTTGGTAGTTTGTGTTTTGGATTGGCTAGCATTCGGCCGTCGTCTTTGACATTAAACTCACGTCCATGCCAAGGGCAGCGGAGAATTTCTCCATCTTGACAAAAGGTGTATTCTCCTGGGTTATCCGATTGCGGAGCGCCGCAAAGTTTTCCTTTGGACAAGGGCCCTCCCTGGTGGATACATTTATTTGTAAATGCGTAAAATTCCCCATCTGGAGTCTTACAAACGACGACAGAAATGCGACCAAGTTCAGTTTCTCGCAATTCTCCTGGCTGCATATCATTTACGTGACAAACCGTTTGTTGCTTCATTTTTGTTCCTCCTGCTACTTTAATTTTGGATAGAATGCTCTTGCATTCTCAGAAAATATCTTTTTCTTGAGATCGGGATCCAGGCTCGGTAGTGAACGATGCGGCGAATCAAAATCCCAATGGGGGTAGTCCGTGGCAAAGCAAATCATTTCATCTGATCCCATCTGATCAATAACGGATAGGAAATCCTTTTTATTTAATTCTTCTGATGGTTGGGTGCAAAAACGAACGTGTTCTTTCATAATTTCGCTAGGTTTTCTCTTGATCCAGGGCACTTCATGGCGAAGGTCGTTGTACTGTTGATCGAGTTTCCACATCAAGTGAGGAACAAAGGTAAATCCGCCTTCAATCATCATTAGTTTAAGATTTGGGAACTTCTCAAATACACCGTTAAAAATCATGTTCGTCACCTGCATCATGTGTGAAGTAGGCAGGAGGCTGTGCCACTCTATAAAGTATCTTGGCCATTTACCAAAGTAAACGGGAGGCTCATTATGGTGCATGCCGATCATCAAATCGTGTTTTTGGGCAGCCTCATAGATAGGGTGATAGTAAGGATCGCCCCACATCTTATCATCGATAGGCAATAGGATTTGAACCATCTTTGGATGTGATCCAACCCTTTCTATTTCACGAATAGCTCCATCACGGTCCTCCGCATTAATATGGACAGAACCGTAAAGCCGCTCGTCTTTTTCCAACCAGTTCTCTATTTGCCAGTCATTGTAGGCTGAAGCTAGTGCCGTTGCCATCTCATACCATCCGTGCATGGATGAAGGTGATGGATCAAGAGCCCCGGTTAGAATGCCGTATTCATGACCAATGTCATCAAGCAGTTGTTCCTGCATGAAAGGTAGATCGGATCCGGCCGGTCTGCCATCTGGTACGACAGCATCAGCGCGGTTAACCCCTGCTACAGACGGCTGTGTATAGGGCATATGTTTTTCCTGTATCCAATTCGCATCCTCGATATATCTTCTATATGGATTTTCTAAATACTTGAATAAATCTTTGTAAGTTACACTTTCGTGGATATCAACGTCAATAATTCTCTTTTTAGATGATGGATTGTTGTTGTTCACACTAAAACCTCCCGTTTGTTTTTTTATCGTATCTAGCACTATAGCAATATCTTTATTTAAGCCCAAACCCCAAAAAAGGCTGTGAGTAACACTCAGTGAGCTCAGTAACGCTCAGTGAACGTCAGTAACGCTCAGTAATGCATTTTCATTTTTATCAAGATCCCAATACCGTGTCTGTAACCTGGATTACCCTGTATTTCCTGCAAAGGATGTTGTGGCGACTAGTCCAAAAGTAGAACAACTGTCGAAGCATAGGTATAATTAGCAGAAAGACCTCCGATTGAGCATAACTTTCGCTTGATCATAATCAATGATCAAGCGAAAGTTCCTATTACTTACCCGGTTGGCAAAAGTGTGAAAAGTGAGATTAAAGAACACTTGGTCCGTTTGGCACGTCTATTAATGTGTGCTAGTATATTAAACATTCGACAAAAAACACGATATATGAGAGGTGATTCGGTGAAGAATGTAACAATAGTATTTTGGAATGCCCTCGCCATTTGTACGGCGGTGGTTATCTGGGGTGTCATTGCACCAGATCAACTAGAGTCTGTAACGGCAAAGGTAACTTCATATATTTCCACAACATTCGGCTGGTATTATTTGTTGATTATCATGTTAATGCTTGCCTTTTGTATTTATTTGATTTTTTCTCGGTTTGGCAATATTAAATTAGGAAAAGAAGACGATCAGCCAGCCTTTAGTTTGCTTTCCTGGTTTGCCATGCTCTTCAGTGCTGGGATGGGGATAGGATTAGTTTTTTGGACGACTGCTGAACCGATTTCCCATGCATTCAAAAACACCCCTGGGGCAGAAGCTGGATCTGATCAAGCCATAAAAGAAGCACTTCAGTACTCCTTTTTTCACTGGGGTGTCCATGCATGGGCCGTTTATGGAATTGTGGCTCTAGTGCTGGCGTACTTCAAGTTTCATAGGGGGCGCCGGGATTAGTAAGTGCAACACTTGAGCCTTTGTTTGGGGAAAAAAGCATGCGTGGTGCACCAGGAAAAGTAATTGATACCCTGGCTGTTTTTGCTACAGTAGTAGGTGTGGCTTCCACGCTAGGTTTTGGATCAGCTCAGATTAATGGCGGACTATCATTTTTATTCAATATCCCCGTTAACTTTGGTGTTCAATTGTTAATACTTGTCCTTTCTACCGTTCTATTTATTGGTTCAGCCTGGACAGGTATAGGCAAAGGAATCAAGTATTTAAGTAACATTAATATGGGTCTAGCCTTTATCTTATTGCTTCTCCTTTTAATAGTAGGGCCGACGTTATACATATTAAATATGTTTACGAGCACGCTAGGCGGATATATTACTAACTTCTTTGAGATGAGCTTTCACCTAGCCCCGTTAAATCAAGAAGGTCGAACGTGGATTAATAACTGGACCATCTTTTATTGGGCATGGTGGGTTTCCTGGGCACCTTTTGTGGGAATCTTTATTGCAAGAATCTCCAAAGGGCGTACAGTGAAAGAATTCATGCTTGGCGTATTGATTGTTCCATCGCTATTATGCTTTGTCTTTTTTGCCGTGTTTGGTGTCTCTGGGCTTTATCTCGAGCAGAACGGTATTGCGGCCATTTCTGAATTTCCTTTAGCAACAGCAACCTTTGGAATGCTTCAGAATTATCCAATCGGTGAGCTCATGTCATTTATAACCATTCTGGTCATAGCGATATTTTTCATAACATCAGCTGATTCAGCAACCTTTGTTTTGGGAATGTTGAGTACCTCGGGGTCTTTGAATCCATCTAATTCTGTTAAAATGGTTTGGGGTGTATCACAATCGGCCATGGCGGCTATTATTGTGTACTTTGGGGAACCCAAGGGCTGCAAAATGTTCTGATCGTCGCAGCGTTGCCTTTCTCTGTTGTCATTCTATTAATGGGACTCTCCTTCTATAAAGTTGCAAGAAAAGAAATGAAACCAAAGCGTGAGAAAAGAAAAAAGCCAACTTTGCGAAAGGAAGCGTAAAAGATTCAAGAGGATGATCTTTTAACCGTTAAAGAGGTTTTACACTACTCCATTCACCATAAAAAAAATAATTCAAACAGGCAGGACGCTCCCGTTTAAGGGGGCGTCCTTTTCCTTAGTTACATATGTATCATAAATTCATCCTAACTTGTTCCAGCAATGTTGCCATGCCTAAATTAGCTTTTATCATCATATTTATGTGTGTAAGAAGAAGGAATCACACTTTAATAAAGGAGGAGAATTTTTTTGAATAGCTGTGAAGGCTTTTGGAGTTGTATTTCACCTGATGCTTGGGTCACAAGCGGTGGAACGTTGGTAGGTGCATTTTTAGGTGCATTTATAGCGGGAATGATTACATTAACTGCTAATAAAAAGATGATTAGTGGACAGGAGAAACTCAGAAAAAGAGATAAAGATGACTATTTTAGAATTATTGCCCAGCAATTCATTGATCAGTTTGAGTTAGTAGATTCTATGATTCAAATGGTAATTGAAACAGGGTTTGAAGAGAAAAGTACGAAAGAGGTCGGAATTTCTATATCAGAAAAGGTGAAAAATATCGATGCTGCAGTGGATATTAGAAGCATGAATCCTGCTGATTATAAGCTCATTCATAAATTATTAGAAGGACATAGGTATATTTCATATGAGTTAATCTATTTGTCGCATGAAAGCCCTCCAAATGTAGAAGTAGTAAATATCATTCGCAATGAGCTGAGCGATACGTTGACACAATTAAAGAATCGGACTATGAAAGAAAGCTAGTTTCTCTCCCAAACTAAACTCATAAATAAAATAAACCCACCGAGAAGTGAAGTACTCGGTGGGTTTGGTAGCGTAGCCGCAATTGAATTATTTACCAATGAACATTTGAGTCCAATAGTTTCCTTGTTCAGCATATCCTACGCCAATGTGAGTGAAAGAAGGATTCATGATATTTTCACGGTGTCCTTGACTGTTCATCCACCCCTGGACAACTTGCTCGGGAGTAGTTTGTCCCATAGCGATATTTTCGCCAGCAGTCTTATAGTCGATTCCGTATTGTTTCATCATATCAAACGGAGATCCGTAAGTCGGGCTTGTGTGTGAGAAGTAATCATTTTGCTGCATATCAAGTGACTTGTCTTTTGCTACTTTGCTTAATTCAACGTCCAATTCTAGTGGTGCTAATCCTTCTTGAGCACGTTCAGCATTTGTTAACTCTACTACCTTTTTGGCAAAAGCTGATACACTAGAGTTTTCAGCTGATTGTTGCTTGTTTTCCTGAGCTTGTGCTGGTTGTTCCGTTTTCGGTGGTGCCTCAGCTTGTGCTGGCTGTTCTACAGATTCAGTTGGCTGTTGCTCAGCTTTTGCCGGTGCATCTGACTTTTCCGGCTGTTGGTCAGCTTTAGCAGATTCATTTGATTTTTCTGGCTGTGCTTCAGCCTTTTGAGGTGCTTCTTGATCTGAAGATTGCTCACCCTGAGCTGGTTGTTGCATTCCAATTTGTTTTAAAATGGATTGAACATTTCCTTTTTGTACCTCTCCATTTTCTACGTGCCAACCAGTCACGCAATCTATATTAACGTCCTTCTGATCTGCTGTTGATGCCTCAGTATTAGTTGGAGCAAATAACAGCGATGCGGCTACGGCTCCAGACAGTATAAATGACATACCCTTCATTTTTCTAATTCCTCCTTGTAATGTTTTGTCTTTTTCGACTCCTTCATACTACCATTCTATTTTTGTAATATAAGAGGATAAATATGGGTTTTCCTGCTAGATTATTGTTGAAAAGCTTCAGGCGCATCAGTCTAAGCGAGAAAGTATCAGTTAACCATTGGTGATAAGCCGTTTACCTTTTTATTCCTATACAGTTAGTGTATTGATGGATTGGAAGATAAATAAACTCGGAGAAAAATATTAACAATGCATAAGTCTTGACAGGTGTTTAATTCACATTGCTTCTTTACTAATGTTACGTCTATGTTACAAATATGACTATTTATGACGTGAGAATTTTTAGGGTCATATATAAATAGCGTTGTTTTCTCTTTAACAGATAATATAAAAGGAGATGATCCACTTTGGAGGATATTCCATCAATTGTTCGAAGGAAATTTAAAGCTGGTTATGGTTAATTCTGAATGAACATTCGTTTACATAACTTTCAGAAATTTATCGTTGAATGTTGGAAAAGGTTCATGTACAATAAGAAACAATTACGTGTAGTTAGATCGATCTAAAAGGTAGATCGATCTAACGAATATAGGGAGGGGATTTCATGAAAAGAGTAACGCTTGGTCTATTGTTGGCGGCCATGGCAGTAATTTGTTCTGCGTGTTCCATAGGTGCTTTGGGAGCCTCAGGTGAAGATGTTAAAACTATGAGACTAGCTGTAGTCACTTCCGAAGATCGATCTTTAACGCAAGGATTATATAAATTTCAAGAAATTGTTGAAGAAAAAACGAGTGGGAAAATCAATGTTGAAGTCTATGCGAATGGGGTTTTAGGGGGGACAGAGAAGTATTGGAAGGTCTCCAACTTAATACGATCCAAGGAACTACAATTTCAACAGGCCCAATAGCCCAATTTGCACCACGCTTTCAAATATTTGATTTGCCTTTTTTATTTCCTGATAAAGAAAGCGCTTACGATGTTCTTGATGGGCCTGTTGGGGATGAGTTGTTAAAAGATTTACCCAAACAAAATTTAATAGGCTTATCCTACATGGAGAATGGATTTAGACAACTTACTAATAATGTGGAGGAAATTGACAGTGTAAAAGATATTGAAGGTTTAGATATAAGGACGCTTCAAAATGAGCTTCATATGGATATATGGTCAGAGTTAGGTGCAAATCCTACACCTATTAGTTACACAGAACTGTATCTGGCTCTGGAGCAAGGAACTGTAGATGGACAGGAGAATCCAGTTGGAAATGTTGTAACCGCTAACTTCTATGAGGTTCAACAATACTTAACTAAAACGAACCATGTATATAATGCGAGTGTATTTATGGTCAGCAAGCCATTTTGGGAATCCCTGACTGAAAAACAAAGAGAGATTATGGCAGAGGCTGCTATTCAAGCTCGGGATTATCAACGAGAACTTAATCAGAAAGAAAGTGAAGAAGCTTATGATTTCTTAAGAGAAAAAGGAATGACGATTACAGAATTAACTGAAGAGCAAAGACAGGAAATGATTGAGGCAGTCCAGCCAGTTTATGAAAAATATAAACCGGTAGTTGGAGAGGATCTACTAAATAAAGTATTAAATAAGGTTCAATAGCGCTTCCAAATTATAAAAGATCCATGTTCAGATTTTGAAAGTCTCAAGTTGAAAGGAAGGGCAATCTTATGAAAGTAATTAAATGGTTAGATAGACATTTTGAAGAATTTTTCCTCGTTTTCTTTTCCGTGATCATGGTTACGGCTATATCCTTGCAAATCTTTATGAGGTTATTTGGGGAGTCGTTAGGGTGGTCAGAGGAATTAGGAAGGTACTGCTTCATATGGCTTGTTTACATAGGGATTAGCTATGGAGTGAAAAAACAACGGCATATAAAGGTCGATGTCATGCTTTTATTACTTAAAGACAAAGGTAAAGTTGTCCTGACAATGATCGCAAATGTTATATTTTTGACCTTTGCTATTTTCGTCGTTATTTATGGGTTTGAAATTGCTTATAAAATATTGGATTGGGGACAGACATCACCCGGATTAAATCTTCCCATGGGGATTGTTTACTTAGCAACACCTGTAGGAATGGGACTGACTGCCATTAGAATCATTCAACAGTTAGCCAAGCAATATGCCTTTCTTACAGGTAAGGATGGCAAGGAAGAGGAACCATTGGCTAACGGAAGCAGTAGAGCTAACGTTCTTACACATGAACAGGACATGACAGGGGGAGGTAGAACATGACAGCTGCATTGTTATTTGGTGGCTTTACAGTTTTGTTACTAATTAGTGTCCCAATAGGTATTGCATTAGGGGTTGCTTCATTACTCACCCTTATTTATACTAATACGCTTCCGGTTGAATATATCGCACAAACCTTAATCACTTCAGTCGATTCCTTTCCAATTATGGCTGTTCCTTTCTTTATCTTAGCTGCTGAAATTATGGGGAAGGGTGGGATATCCAACCGTCTTTTTACCTTAGCCAACACATTGGTTGGTAATAAAACGGGCGGCTTTGCCATGGCAACCATTGTTACGTGCATGTTTTTTGCTGCTATCTCAGGGTCGGGTCCGGCTACAGTTGCAGCGATAGGAGGAATTATGATCCCTTCGATGGTTAAAATGGGGTATGATAAAAAGTTTGCTACTGCATTAGTTGCAGCTGCTGGTTCTTTAGGAGTTATCATCCCACCAAGTATCCCTATGGTTATATATGGAGTTGTTGGAGGAGCTTCTGTAGGCGATTTATTCGTTGCAGGCATTATACCAGGCTGTTTAGTTGCCGCAGGATTAATGGTTTATTCCTATTATTATTCTAAGAAGATGGGTTATCGTGGAACAGGTGAGAAGTTTACGTTTAAGCGGTTTTATGATGCCGCTTGGGATGCTAAATGGGCGCTGTTAATTCCTATTATTATTATCGGGGGAATATATGGAGGTATATTTACACCTACCGAAGCAGCAGCGGTTGCCGTAGTATATGGGTTAATTGCAGGTTTGCTTTTATACAGGGAACTTAATATAAAAGATTTACCGAAAGTTTTTGCCGACTCTGCCTTAACGACAGCTACAGTTTTGATTATAGTTGGGGCTGCCACAGTATTTGGCAGACTATTAACAGTTGAGCAAATCCCTACTAAGGTAGCCAATGCTATGCTTTCCATTTCAGAAAGCCCAATCATCATTATTATGCTAATTAGTTTGCTTCTACTCATTGTCGGTTGTTTTATGGATACATTGGCAGCCATCATCATTTTAACTCCGATTCTTTTGCCAATAGCTACAGAAATAGGATATGATCCTGTTCATTTTGGAATTATTATGGTTGCCAACCTGGCTATTGGGTTTATAACACCTCCTCTAGGTGTGAATTTATTTGTTGGTTCTGGGATCTCTGGATTATCGATAGAGTCTCTTTCTAAAGCAATCGTTCCTTTCTTTGTAGCAATGATCGTTACGCTTTTGCTAATTATATTTATTCCTCAGATTTCCTTAATGTTTTTAAAATAGATATTAACTATAATTTAATGGAGGACTTAATATGAAAGAGAGCAATCAAGAGATTATTGTCAACATAAGTGAAGAGCAAACCATTATTGAACTGAGTGATAGACTCCAACCCTATAAGTCCGAAATATTTCTTAAAAAAATATATCAAGGAAGTATTTATGAGATTAATTTAAAAAGTTTCCTAGGTTTGATTACACTTAAAATAAAGAATGGAGACAAAATTTGGGTTCGTGCAGCAGGTACAGACTGTAAAGAGGCATTGCAATCAGTAGTTGAATATTTAACATAACCGAATACTTATCAGAGGAACTTCACCCCAATATGAAAGAGGCCGCAAATTGACAGTATAAATCAATGACCATATAATCAAATAAATAGATATTTTTACTAATTTGTTTTTTGAGGTGAAGAATTTGAGTCAGAAAAAAGCTCGCGTTACTTTAAAACAGGTGGCGGAACATGCTGGAGTATCTCGAGCGACCGCTTCTCTTATCGTACGTAACAGTCCAAGCATTTCAGAGCCTACCCGGGAAAAAGTATTGGCCTCTATGGAGGAATTAGGATATGTTTATGACCGTGTCGCGGCGAATTTGAGAGGGCAGAGTTCAACCACAGTAGGATTGATTATTACTGATATCGCTAACCCTTTTTTTAATGAATTGTTAGTAGGCGTCCATAATAGATTGGAAGAAGATGGCTATACAGTTATCCTAGGAACTACGTTTGATATGGAAAATAAACAACAGAAACTTATTTCTACTATGATGGAACATAGGGTAGGCGGAATCATTCTTTGCCCAGTATCTGATAGTTCATCGATAAATGTGGAAGAGCTGCAAAGATGGAACCTCCCTATCGTTACCGCTGTTAGAGAAATAGAGGGGCTCGCTTGTGATTATGTAGGTATTAATTATGCAGAAGGTGCCCAAATGGCAGTAGAGCACCTCATTAATAAGGGTCACCAAAGAATTGCGTTTGTCGGTGGAAATTCAGAGTCCTCTGCATGGCAAAATCGGAAGAAAGGTTATATGCTTGCACATAAGAAAGCGGAAATAGAGGTAGATGAGTCACTGATTGTAGAGAGTTCTGCTGAAAGATCAGGCGGGGTGGAATCGATCGAGCGTGTATTGGAAGAATCAGATCCGCCTAGTGCAGTTTTCTGCTTCAATGACTTAGTTGCTTTCGGTGTAATAGAGGGATTACGCAGGGCTGGTTATCAGCCTGGTAAGGATGTGGCAGTAGTAGGATTTGATAATGTAGAAGAATCAGCAACACTATCCTATCCGTCATTAACGACCATTTCCTCTCATGCAAAAGTTATCGGCAGTAAAGCGGCTGATTTACTGCATCAGCGAATAAATAATAACGAGGTAGAGCAGCAGCGCATTATCCTACACCCGGATTTGGTTATAAGAGAATCCTCCTAATTTATATGATTAATAGATACCAAAAAGCAGATGACCCTCCAAGTGAGAGTCATCTGCTTTTCTGATAAGACTCGGATTAATCATATAAATTCCAGGCCATTTTTAACGATTCTGTAATATAATCAGCGACTTCTTCTTCATCTAGCTGGTCCGTCATTAACTTAGAATTGTGGTCAGAGTAGCTATCTTTTCTTTCGTGAAATAACGTTTCTATTTCTTCAATCGTTCTCCCTTGCAGCACCGGGCGGCTGTCTACTAGCATACTCAGTCTTTCCTTCCAGGAATCCCATGAAATGTCCAAATAGAAAACAATACAGTTAGTCAAGCAAACATTACGAATCTCCTCTTGCAAGAATGCTCCTCCACCAAGTGATATAATCTTCAGCCTCTGTTGGCAACATGTAGTAATAGTGTTTTTTTCTTCTTTACGAAAGGCTTTTTCACCAATTGTTTTAAAGATTTCAGAAGTGGGCATTTGATATTTATTTTCAATTTCCTGGTCAACATCAATAAAGCTTCGGTGAAGTTTTTTGGCAACCAACCTGCCTATTGTTGTTTTACCAACACCCATAAAGCCGACAAACACGATACTTTTTTCTCTTAGCGGAATTTCTCTTAATGAAATGTCTTTGTTTACCATATGAAAGCATCCTTTAGTTTATAAAAGTTGGATTGATTATAATACATTTAGCAGTAAATGTGCAAAAATTTATATGGCTAAAAAAAGATTCAGCGTATACGCAATCGTCATTGTTAAGAGCATATAGCCTATGGAAAAACCGACGTTCCAT comes from the Halobacillus shinanisalinarum genome and includes:
- a CDS encoding HPr family phosphocarrier protein — protein: MKESNQEIIVNISEEQTIIELSDRLQPYKSEIFLKKIYQGSIYEINLKSFLGLITLKIKNGDKIWVRAAGTDCKEALQSVVEYLT
- a CDS encoding amidohydrolase family protein codes for the protein MNNNNPSSKKRIIDVDIHESVTYKDLFKYLENPYRRYIEDANWIQEKHMPYTQPSVAGVNRADAVVPDGRPAGSDLPFMQEQLLDDIGHEYGILTGALDPSPSSMHGWYEMATALASAYNDWQIENWLEKDERLYGSVHINAEDRDGAIREIERVGSHPKMVQILLPIDDKMWGDPYYHPIYEAAQKHDLMIGMHHNEPPVYFGKWPRYFIEWHSLLPTSHMMQVTNMIFNGVFEKFPNLKLMMIEGGFTFVPHLMWKLDQQYNDLRHEVPWIKRKPSEIMKEHVRFCTQPSEELNKKDFLSVIDQMGSDEMICFATDYPHWDFDSPHRSLPSLDPDLKKKIFSENARAFYPKLK
- a CDS encoding LacI family DNA-binding transcriptional regulator; the protein is MSQKKARVTLKQVAEHAGVSRATASLIVRNSPSISEPTREKVLASMEELGYVYDRVAANLRGQSSTTVGLIITDIANPFFNELLVGVHNRLEEDGYTVILGTTFDMENKQQKLISTMMEHRVGGIILCPVSDSSSINVEELQRWNLPIVTAVREIEGLACDYVGINYAEGAQMAVEHLINKGHQRIAFVGGNSESSAWQNRKKGYMLAHKKAEIEVDESLIVESSAERSGGVESIERVLEESDPPSAVFCFNDLVAFGVIEGLRRAGYQPGKDVAVVGFDNVEESATLSYPSLTTISSHAKVIGSKAADLLHQRINNNEVEQQRIILHPDLVIRESS
- a CDS encoding NAD(P)/FAD-dependent oxidoreductase; this translates as MQQEQHIHDTIIIGGGPAGLFSAFYGGMRGMDIHLIESLPELGGQLTALYPEKYIYDVAGFPKVKAKTLVQQLEEQALAFDPHVSLDTSVSHVEKLDEQLFQVTTTSGVYFSKTVIITGGVGAFQPQRLPIDNAVDYEGSHLYYSVSDIEAFRNKKVLISGGGDSAVDWALTLESVAEEVTLVHRRDKFRAHEQSVEQLQASSINLLTPYVIHSLSGKDGELKQVTISDKKNTEEKTLDIDSLIVSHGFKSNLGPIQDWGIELQKKSIVVNPKMETNIKGIYAAGDITTHEGKVNLIASGFGEGPIAINYAKSYIDPKSRVQPMHSTSLF
- a CDS encoding Rieske (2Fe-2S) protein, translated to MKQQTVCHVNDMQPGELRETELGRISVVVCKTPDGEFYAFTNKCIHQGGPLSKGKLCGAPQSDNPGEYTFCQDGEILRCPWHGREFNVKDDGRMLANPKHKLPSFPVKIEDDYVIVYK
- a CDS encoding TRAP transporter large permease — protein: MTAALLFGGFTVLLLISVPIGIALGVASLLTLIYTNTLPVEYIAQTLITSVDSFPIMAVPFFILAAEIMGKGGISNRLFTLANTLVGNKTGGFAMATIVTCMFFAAISGSGPATVAAIGGIMIPSMVKMGYDKKFATALVAAAGSLGVIIPPSIPMVIYGVVGGASVGDLFVAGIIPGCLVAAGLMVYSYYYSKKMGYRGTGEKFTFKRFYDAAWDAKWALLIPIIIIGGIYGGIFTPTEAAAVAVVYGLIAGLLLYRELNIKDLPKVFADSALTTATVLIIVGAATVFGRLLTVEQIPTKVANAMLSISESPIIIIMLISLLLLIVGCFMDTLAAIIILTPILLPIATEIGYDPVHFGIIMVANLAIGFITPPLGVNLFVGSGISGLSIESLSKAIVPFFVAMIVTLLLIIFIPQISLMFLK
- a CDS encoding TRAP transporter small permease is translated as MKVIKWLDRHFEEFFLVFFSVIMVTAISLQIFMRLFGESLGWSEELGRYCFIWLVYIGISYGVKKQRHIKVDVMLLLLKDKGKVVLTMIANVIFLTFAIFVVIYGFEIAYKILDWGQTSPGLNLPMGIVYLATPVGMGLTAIRIIQQLAKQYAFLTGKDGKEEEPLANGSSRANVLTHEQDMTGGGRT
- a CDS encoding CAP domain-containing protein: MKGMSFILSGAVAASLLFAPTNTEASTADQKDVNIDCVTGWHVENGEVQKGNVQSILKQIGMQQPAQGEQSSDQEAPQKAEAQPEKSNESAKADQQPEKSDAPAKAEQQPTESVEQPAQAEAPPKTEQPAQAQENKQQSAENSSVSAFAKKVVELTNAERAQEGLAPLELDVELSKVAKDKSLDMQQNDYFSHTSPTYGSPFDMMKQYGIDYKTAGENIAMGQTTPEQVVQGWMNSQGHRENIMNPSFTHIGVGYAEQGNYWTQMFIGK